The genomic DNA CGGATTCATAACCTTTTGCATTCTCGCCCTCCTGCTGTTTTCCTCCCGAAGCGCCCTGCCTGACACTTATGTTCTCAACACCGACAATACCTATCCCCGATCCACCCCCGACGGAAAAGGTTTTCAGGATCTCATCATCAAGGAGATGTTCAGGCGCATCGGACACAAAGCGAAAATCGTGCATGTACCGTCCGAGCGCGCTCTGGCAAATGCAAACGAAGGAATAGATGACGGCGATTTCGTCAGGATCGCGGGCCTGGACAAGAAGTACCCCAACCTCGTAATGGTCCCGGAAAAGGTGTCGGAATTCGAATTTGCCGCCTTCTCCAGAAATCCCTCCATAAGAATATCAGGCTGGGAGAGCCTCAAACCGTACAATGTCGGCATCATCACCGGGTGGAAGATCCTGGAGACAAATGTAAGCGGCACCCGATCCCTGACAAAGGTGAAGGACGACAAGGCGCTGTTCGACCTGCTGGTGAACGACAGGGCAGACATAGTTGTATTCGACAGGCTGCAGGGTGCAGCCTTCATCAAAAGGGAGCGCCTGGCAGGCATCAAGCCGCTGGAGCCGCTGCTGGCCAGACGGGACATGTATCTGTATCTGAACAGGCGGCACGCCGACCTCGTGCCGCGACTGGCGGCAGCATTGAGAGAAATGAAGC from Geobacter sp. DSM 9736 includes the following:
- a CDS encoding ABC transporter substrate-binding protein, coding for MDSPDVGTIGGVMQSDNRHGFITFCILALLLFSSRSALPDTYVLNTDNTYPRSTPDGKGFQDLIIKEMFRRIGHKAKIVHVPSERALANANEGIDDGDFVRIAGLDKKYPNLVMVPEKVSEFEFAAFSRNPSIRISGWESLKPYNVGIITGWKILETNVSGTRSLTKVKDDKALFDLLVNDRADIVVFDRLQGAAFIKRERLAGIKPLEPLLARRDMYLYLNRRHADLVPRLAAALREMKQDGTWQRIMSAAF